The Raphanus sativus cultivar WK10039 chromosome 2, ASM80110v3, whole genome shotgun sequence genome includes a region encoding these proteins:
- the LOC108843653 gene encoding UDP-glycosyltransferase 71B5 → MTMELVFIPSPGIGHLRSTVELAKQLVNGDERLSITVIIIPRSSAGDADDSAQISSLFTPSQDRLRHETISVAVNPTGERPPTQVYIANQKPQVRDAVARLLDSQPSSPPRRLAGFVIDMFCISMMDVADEFGVPTYMVYTSNASFLGFTLRLQEMYDEKKCDTSELSESVKELEIPCFTRPYPVECLPYIFVSNEWLPLFLAQARNFRKMKGILVNTVAELEPHALNVLSRDGDLPRAYPIGPVLHLENGEKEPEILRWLDDQPARSVVFLCFGSLGGFSDEQTREIAVALDRSGHRFLWSLRRASPNILTEGPGDYANLEEVLPEGFLDRTSDRGKVIGWAPQTAVLAKPAIGGFVTHCGWNSMLESLWFGVPMVTWPLYAEQKVNAFGMVEELGLAVEIRRFIKGDLLEKGEMETVTAEDLEGAIRRVMEEGSDVRNRVEEMAEKCHVALMEGGSSKVALKKFIQDVIENVVI, encoded by the coding sequence ATGACGATGGAGCTTGTGTTTATACCGTCGCCGGGAATCGGTCATCTCAGATCAACCGTCGAGTTAGCCAAGCAGCTAGTCAACGGAGACGAACGTCTTTCCATCACCGTCATCATCATCCCGCGATCTTCCGCCGGCGACGCGGATGACTCCGCCCAAATCTCCTCCCTCTTCACCCCGTCTCAAGATCGTCTCCGTCACGAAACCATCTCCGTCGCCGTTAATCCGACCGGGGAACGTCCCCCGACTCAAGTCTACATCGCCAATCAAAAGCCGCAAGTGAGGGATGCAGTCGCGAGACTCCTCGACTCGCAGCCGTCGTCTCCGCCGCGGCGGCTTGCCGGGTTCGTCATCGACATGTTCTGTATCTCGATGATGGATGTGGCCGACGAGTTCGGAGTCCCGACTTACATGGTGTACACATCTAACGCCTCGTTCCTCGGGTTCACGCTTCGTCTCCAGGAGATGTACGACGAGAAGAAGTGCGACACGAGCGAGCTGAGCGAGTCCGTGAAAGAGTTGGAGATTCCGTGTTTCACTCGTCCTTATCCCGTCGAGTGTCTTCCGTACATTTTCGTCTCGAATGAGTGGCTACCGTTGTTTCTAGCCCAAGCAAGAAACTTCCGAAAGatgaagggtattttggtaaataCCGTTGCTGAGCTGGAGCCTCACGCTTTGAATGTTTTATCACGTGATGGTGACCTCCCTCGAGCTTATCCTATTGGACCAGTGTTGCACCTTGAAAACGGTGAAAAGGAGCCGGAGATTTTGCGGTGGCTCGACGATCAACCGGCGAGATCCGTGGTGTTCCTCTGTTTCGGTAGCTTGGGAGGTTTCAGCGATGAACAAACTAGAGAGATCGCTGTAGCGCTTGATCGAAGCGGTCACCGGTTTCTCTGGTCGCTCCGTCGCGCATCGCCGAATATATTGACGGAAGGTCCCGGAGACTACGCGAATCTGGAGGAGGTTCTCCCGGAGGGGTTCTTGGATCGGACGTCGGATAGAGGGAAGGTGATCGGGTGGGCTCCgcaaacggcggtgctagcgaAGCCGGCGATTGGTGGATTCGTCACTCACTGTGGATGGAACTCGATGCTCGAGAGCTTGTGGTTCGGCGTTCCGATGGTGACGTGGCCGCTCTACGCGGAGCAGAAGGTGAATGCGTTCGGGATGGTGGAGGAGCTGGGACTGGCGGTGGAGATAAGGAGGTTCATTAAGGGGGATTTGTTGGAAAAGGGGGAGATGGAGACGGTTACGGCTGAGGATCTGGAGGGAGCGATAAGGCGTGTGATGGAGGAAGGTAGTGACGTCAGGAACAGAGTGGAGGAGATGGCTGAGAAGTGCCACGTGGCGTTAATGGAGGGAGGATCTTCGAAGGTGGCTTTAAAAAAGTTCATTCAAGACGTGATCGAGAATGTTGTGATCTAG
- the LOC108839190 gene encoding probable fructokinase-1 isoform X1 yields MNWRRCSDAESRDSYNDLDVFNAKVFHYGSIRLIVEPCRSAHLKAMEVAKEAGALLSYDPNLREPLWPSKEEAKTQITSIWEKAEIIKVSDVELEFLTGSNKIDDETPMSLWHPNLKLLLVTLLLQVWNGVA; encoded by the exons ATGAATTGGAGGAGGTGTTCCGATGCAGAATCGAGAGATTCGTACAACGACCTTGATGTGTTTAAC GCTAAAGTGTTTCACTATGGATCAATAAGATTAATAGTGGAGCCATGTAGGTCGGCTCACTTGAAGGCAATGGAAGTGGCGAAAGAAGCGGGAGCTCTTCTTTCCTACGACCCAAACCTCAGGGAGCCTCTGTGGCCATCAAAGGAAGAAGCCAAGACACAGATCACGAGCATCTGGGAGAAGGCTGAGATCATCAAGGTAAGCGACGTCGAGCTTGAGTTTCTTACTGGAAGCAACAAAATCGATGATGAGACCCCAATGTCCTTGTGGCATCCCAACTTGAAGCTCTTGCTTGTCACTCTCTTGTTACAGGTATGGAATGGAGTTGCATGA
- the LOC108839190 gene encoding probable fructokinase-1 isoform X4: MNWRRCSDAESRDSYNDLDVFNAKVFHYGSIRLIVEPCRSAHLKAMEVAKEAGALLSYDPNLREPLWPSKEEAKTQITSIWEKAEIIKVWNGVA, from the exons ATGAATTGGAGGAGGTGTTCCGATGCAGAATCGAGAGATTCGTACAACGACCTTGATGTGTTTAAC GCTAAAGTGTTTCACTATGGATCAATAAGATTAATAGTGGAGCCATGTAGGTCGGCTCACTTGAAGGCAATGGAAGTGGCGAAAGAAGCGGGAGCTCTTCTTTCCTACGACCCAAACCTCAGGGAGCCTCTGTGGCCATCAAAGGAAGAAGCCAAGACACAGATCACGAGCATCTGGGAGAAGGCTGAGATCATCAAG GTATGGAATGGAGTTGCATGA
- the LOC108839190 gene encoding probable fructokinase-1 isoform X2: MQNREIRTTTLMCLTSAHLKAMEVAKEAGALLSYDPNLREPLWPSKEEAKTQITSIWEKAEIIKVSDVELEFLTGSNKIDDETPMSLWHPNLKLLLVTLLLQVWNGVA; encoded by the exons ATGCAGAATCGAGAGATTCGTACAACGACCTTGATGTGTTTAAC GTCGGCTCACTTGAAGGCAATGGAAGTGGCGAAAGAAGCGGGAGCTCTTCTTTCCTACGACCCAAACCTCAGGGAGCCTCTGTGGCCATCAAAGGAAGAAGCCAAGACACAGATCACGAGCATCTGGGAGAAGGCTGAGATCATCAAGGTAAGCGACGTCGAGCTTGAGTTTCTTACTGGAAGCAACAAAATCGATGATGAGACCCCAATGTCCTTGTGGCATCCCAACTTGAAGCTCTTGCTTGTCACTCTCTTGTTACAGGTATGGAATGGAGTTGCATGA
- the LOC108839190 gene encoding probable fructokinase-1 isoform X3, producing MVMVKLITRSAHLKAMEVAKEAGALLSYDPNLREPLWPSKEEAKTQITSIWEKAEIIKVSDVELEFLTGSNKIDDETPMSLWHPNLKLLLVTLLLQVWNGVA from the exons ATGGTGATGGTGAAATTGATCACCAG GTCGGCTCACTTGAAGGCAATGGAAGTGGCGAAAGAAGCGGGAGCTCTTCTTTCCTACGACCCAAACCTCAGGGAGCCTCTGTGGCCATCAAAGGAAGAAGCCAAGACACAGATCACGAGCATCTGGGAGAAGGCTGAGATCATCAAGGTAAGCGACGTCGAGCTTGAGTTTCTTACTGGAAGCAACAAAATCGATGATGAGACCCCAATGTCCTTGTGGCATCCCAACTTGAAGCTCTTGCTTGTCACTCTCTTGTTACAGGTATGGAATGGAGTTGCATGA
- the LOC108819357 gene encoding BAHD acyltransferase BIA1-like, whose translation MEVKLEVIGRDVIKPSSPAPHDDRLQLSLLDLSLPAIYVATTFFYKSIAGESPEIMSRRLKTSLSETLSRFYPLAGRQEGLSICCNDEGVIFTEARTDLLLSDFLRNLSTNSLAAFLPEIEQGESAGTRPLLRVKVIYFGSGSGVAVTVGISHQICDASSLLTFAQAWAATSKGTTTCSPHFAGATIYPPPPPPASFQSLSIDDLYELRGRCVTNRLVFKSSKIAELKRKASSESVPVPTRVEAIMSLIWRCAANASRSNSASPKSTVMTQAMDLRLRIPFNVLPQDSMGNLQTLFFVRKGTESELEIDEMVSDFRKTKEEFSEMIKENLQGYDNDTATITTTKLGQNLLSVMGDFMSECYKPDIDLYIMSSWCRKPFYEVDFGWGNPVWMGPSSHTVYDNMVFVVLTDSRDGQDVEAWVGLPEQDMPVFLCDQDLLAYAVLNPPVLI comes from the coding sequence ATGGAAGTAAAGCTAGAAGTGATCGGAAGAGATGTGATCAAGCCTTCTTCCCCTGCACCTCATGATGACCGCCTTCAACTTTCCTTGTTAGATCTCAGCCTTCCAGCCATTTACGTTGCAACCACCTTCTTCTACAAATCCATCGCCGGAGAGTCGCCTGAGATCATGTCCCGGAGGCTGAAAACCTCTCTGTCCGAGACTCTGTCACGTTTCTACCCTCTAGCTGGACGTCAAGAAGGCCTTTCCATATGCTGCAACGACGAAGGAGTCATCTTCACTGAGGCACGAACCGATCTCCTTCTCTCAGATTTCTTGAGAAACCTCAGTACAAACTCCCTCGCAGCATTCCTCCCTGAGATCGAGCAGGGAGAATCTGCTGGGACGCGGCCGTTGCTGAGGGTCAAGGTCATTTACTTCGGGTCGGGATCAGGAGTCGCGGTTACTGTTGGCATCTCTCACCAGATCTGCGACGCGTCCTCGTTGTTGACCTTCGCACAAGCCTGGGCGGCTACATCAAAAGGGACTACAACATGTAGTCCACACTTTGCAGGAGCCACGATataccctcctcctcctccacctgcCTCCTTCCAGTCTCTTTCTATTGATGACCTTTACGAGCTTCGAGGCAGATGTGTAACCAATAGACTCGTCTTCAAATCCTCCAAGATCGCTGAGCTTAAACGCAAGGCGAGTAGCGAAAGCGTCCCGGTACCTACGCGTGTGGAAGCCATCATGTCACTTATTTGGAGATGTGCCGCAAACGCCTCACGGTCTAACTCGGCATCTCCGAAGTCAACGGTTATGACTCAAGCGATGGACTTGAGGCTTAGGATACCCTTTAATGTTTTGCCACAAGACTCCATGGGCAATCTACAAACTCTTTTCTTCGTCAGGAAAGGGACAGAGAGCGAGTTAGAGATCGACGAAATGGTTTCTGACTTTAGAAAGACTAAAGAAGAATTCAGCGAGATGATCAAAGAGAATCTCCAAGGGTATGATAATGATACAGCTACCATCACAACCACCAAACTCGGTCAGAACTTGTTGAGTGTGATGGGAGATTTTATGTCGGAGTGCTACAAACCGGACATAGACTTATACATAATGTCTAGCTGGTGTAGGAAGCCTTTCTACGAGGTTGATTTCGGATGGGGTAATCCGGTCTGGATGGGACCTTCTTCACATACCGTCTACGATAACATGGTGTTCGTGGTTCTGACGGATTCAAGGGATGGTCAAGATGTAGAAGCTTGGGTAGGCTTACCAGAACAAGACATGCCTGTTTTCCTATGTGACCAAGACTTGCTTGCTTATGCTGTCCTAAACCCCCCGGTGTTGATATAA
- the LOC108839607 gene encoding BAHD acyltransferase BIA1 has translation METMKVKTTSKEIIKPSSTTPSDLRTLQLSIYDHFLPPIYTVAYLFYAKDELMISPEHTSHKLKTSLSETLTKLYPLAGRINGVTVDCNDEGAVFVEARVDNCSLSGFLASPDLKALQQLLPLDAVVQNPYEAASTWPLLLVKATYFHCGGMAIGVCITHKIADAASISTFLRTWSAEARGEAEVVPEFAAASFYPPANDTYKLPVDEKASKRSSSITKRFVFGAAKLEELRTKATTSPESLHRPTRVESVTALLWKCFVSATSSETCGGRKVLIQLADLRSRLPSLLPESLIGNVMFSSVVLSTTGQGEEVKIEEATRDLRKKKEEFRTMIQDDEDGSSSMMIGSKLANLMLTNYSRMSYETHEPYTVSSWCKLPVYEASFGWGYPVWVVGNVAPAFGNIAMLIDSKDGRGIEAFVTLPEENMSLLEQNPELLAFASLNPCVLV, from the coding sequence ATGGAGACTATGAAGGTTAAAACCACCAGTAAGGAAATCATAAAACCATCTTCCACAACCCCAAGCGATCTCCGAACTCTCCAACTCTCTATATATGATCACTTCCTCCCTCCCATTTACACAGTCGCCTATCTCTTCTACGCCAAAGATGAGTTGATGATCTCACCAGAACACACTTCCCACAAACTCAAGACTTCTCTGTCCGAAACCTTGACCAAACTCTACCCCCTCGCCGGAAGAATCAACGGAGTCACCGTCGACTGTAACGACGAAGGAGCTGTTTTCGTGGAGGCTCGAGTCGACAACTGTTCCCTCTCTGGTTTCCTCGCATCACCAGATCTCAAAGCCCTCCAGCAGTTGCTTCCTCTAGACGCCGTCGTCCAGAACCCCTACGAGGCTGCTTCCACATGGCCTCTGTTGCTCGTGAAGGCGACTTACTTCCACTGCGGAGGGATGGCTATCGGAGTCTGCATCACTCACAAGATCGCCGACGCAGCCTCCATCTCGACCTTCCTTCGGACTTGGTCTGCTGAGGCTCGTGGAGAGGCCGAGGTGGTTCCCGAGTTCGCCGCAGCGAGTTTTTACCCACCAGCCAATGATACCTATAAGCTTCCTGTGGACGAGAAAGCGAGCAAGAGAAGCAGCAGCATCACGAAGAGATTCGTCTTCGGTGCAGCTAAGTTGGAAGAGCTCAGGACCAAAGCCACTACTAGTCCAGAATCCTTACACCGACCTACGCGTGTAGAGAGCGTCACTGCCCTTCTCTGGAAGTGCTTCGTCTCTGCTACATCCTCAGAGACTTGCGGTGGTCGCAAAGTTCTGATCCAGCTCGCTGACTTGCGCTCCAGGTTACCTTCCCTTCTCCCAGAAAGCCTGATCGGGAACGTCATGTTCTCCTCTGTTGTATTAAGTACTACTGGTCAAGGAGAGGAAGTGAAAATAGAAGAGGCCACTAGAGACTTGCGTAAAAAGAAAGAGGAGTTCCGAACTATGATCCAAGACGACGAAGATGGCTCATCTTCGATGATGATCGGTTCTAAACTGGCTAATCTGATGCTCACTAATTATTCGCGGATGAGCTACGAGACACACGAGCCCTACACGGTGAGTAGCTGGTGCAAATTGCCAGTCTACGAGGCCAGCTTTGGATGGGGATACCCGGTTTGGGTTGTTGGAAACGTGGCTCCCGCGTTCGGAAACATTGCCATGTTGATCGATTCCAAGGACGGACGTGGGATTGAAGCGTTTGTTACGCTGCCTGAAGAGAACATGTCATTGCTCGAGCAGAACCCGGAACTGCTCGCCTTTGCTTCcttgaatccatgtgtcttgGTCTAA
- the LOC108840116 gene encoding cytochrome P450 708A2 isoform X2: MVEVHVYELWTVILSLIVVKICHWIYQWRNPKCKGKLPPGSMGFPIIGKTFEFMKPHDAIQLPIFVKEKAHRYGPVFRTSLFGARVIISTDSGLNIEMAKTNHVPGMPKSLARLFGENNLFVQSKESHKHVRSVTTQLLGSQGLKLRMMQDIDILTRTHMEVGARNGGLDVKETVSKILIECLAKKVMGEMEPEAAKELTRCWSHFPKGWFRISWNIPGNGVYRMMKAKKEMMKILKETMLKKRASGEEPGEFFKTLLGETGGGEGKISVESAIEYIFIFFLIANEATPSVLAATVKLISDNPKVMQELKREHERIVRDKSEKEKKAGLTWEDYKSMTFTQMVINESLRITSTAPTVLRIIDHEFQFGDYTIPAGWIFMGFPSVHFNPEKYDDPLAFNPWRWKEKDLTAIVSKTYIPFGAGSRLCLGADFAKLLMASFIHHLCRYRWSMKTETTVLRRFILMFPGGSDIQISQDTEVDNSAG, from the exons ATGGTAGAGGTACATGTTTATGAGTTATGGACTGTGATACTTTCACTCATAGTGGTGAAGATTTGTCATTGGATCTATCAGTGGAGGAATCCGAAGTGTAAAGGAAAGCTTCCTCCAGGGTCGATGGGATTTCCAATCATCGGAAAGACCTTCGAGTTCATGAAACCTCATGATGCTATTCAATTGCCAATATTCGTTAAGGAGAAAGCCCACAG atATGGGCCAGTTTTTCGGACAAGCTTGTTTGGAGCCAGAGTTATAATCTCGACTGATAGTGGATTGAACATAGAGATGGCAAAGACGAATCATGTGCCTGGCATGCCGAAGAGCTTAGCGCGGCTATTCGGCGAAAATAACTTGTTCGTACAGAGTAAAGAGTCTCATAAACATGTCCGCAGCGTAACAACCCAGTTGCTAGGTTCACAAGGTTTGAAATTGAGAATGATGCAAGACATCGATATCTTGACTCGCACACATATGGAGGTAGGAGCTAGAAACGGCGGTCTTGACGTCAAAGAAACAGTAAGCAAG ATCTTAATCGAATGTCTTGCAAAGAAAGTTATGGGGGAAATGGAACCAGAGGCTGCAAAAGAACTCACACGCTGTTGGAGCCACTTTCCGAAGGGGTGGTTTCGAATCTCCTGGAACATTCCTGGTAATGGCGTCTATCGAATGATGAAG GCCAAAAAGGAGATGATGAAAATATTAAAGGAGACGATGTTGAAGAAAAGAGCTTCAGGAGAAGAGCCTGGAGAGTTTTTCAAGACGCTACTTGGCGAAACGGGAGGAGGAGAGGGAAAAATAAGCGTAGAGAGTGCGATTGagtacatatttattttctttttgattgcTAACGAAGCAACACCAAGCGTCCTTGCGGCTACAGTAAAGCTCATTAGCGATAACCCTAAAGTCATGCAAGAATTAAAGAGAGAGCATGAACGAATTGTCCGGGATAAGagtgagaaggagaagaaggccGGCCTAACATGGGAAGACTACAAATCAATGACTTTCACACAGATG GTGATAAATGAGTCACTGAGGATCACAAGCACCGCGCCGACAGTGCTTAGAATAATTGATCATGAGTTCCAGTTTGGTGATTATACAATTCCAGCTGGTTGGATCTTCATGGGCTTTCCTAGTGTCCATTTCAATCCAGAAAAATATGATGACCCTTTAGCATTTAATCCATGGCGGTGGAAG GAAAAAGACTTGACTGCTATCGTCTCGAAGACGTACATCCCTTTTGGCGCTGGTTCTAGACTATGTTTAGGAGCTGACTTCGCTAAGCTTCTAATGGCCAGTTTTATCCATCACTTGTGTAGATACAG GTGGTCAATGAAGACAGAGACTACAGTACTTCGAAGGTTTATACTTATGTTTCCGGGTGGATCTGATATTCAAATCTCACAAGACACTGAAGTGGATAACTCTGCTGGTTAG
- the LOC108840116 gene encoding cytochrome P450 708A2 isoform X1, with product MVEVHVYELWTVILSLIVVKICHWIYQWRNPKCKGKLPPGSMGFPIIGKTFEFMKPHDAIQLPIFVKEKAHRYGPVFRTSLFGARVIISTDSGLNIEMAKTNHVPGMPKSLARLFGENNLFVQSKESHKHVRSVTTQLLGSQGLKLRMMQDIDILTRTHMEVGARNGGLDVKETVSKILIECLAKKVMGEMEPEAAKELTRCWSHFPKGWFRISWNIPGNGVYRMMKGDGVLKQAKKEMMKILKETMLKKRASGEEPGEFFKTLLGETGGGEGKISVESAIEYIFIFFLIANEATPSVLAATVKLISDNPKVMQELKREHERIVRDKSEKEKKAGLTWEDYKSMTFTQMVINESLRITSTAPTVLRIIDHEFQFGDYTIPAGWIFMGFPSVHFNPEKYDDPLAFNPWRWKEKDLTAIVSKTYIPFGAGSRLCLGADFAKLLMASFIHHLCRYRWSMKTETTVLRRFILMFPGGSDIQISQDTEVDNSAG from the exons ATGGTAGAGGTACATGTTTATGAGTTATGGACTGTGATACTTTCACTCATAGTGGTGAAGATTTGTCATTGGATCTATCAGTGGAGGAATCCGAAGTGTAAAGGAAAGCTTCCTCCAGGGTCGATGGGATTTCCAATCATCGGAAAGACCTTCGAGTTCATGAAACCTCATGATGCTATTCAATTGCCAATATTCGTTAAGGAGAAAGCCCACAG atATGGGCCAGTTTTTCGGACAAGCTTGTTTGGAGCCAGAGTTATAATCTCGACTGATAGTGGATTGAACATAGAGATGGCAAAGACGAATCATGTGCCTGGCATGCCGAAGAGCTTAGCGCGGCTATTCGGCGAAAATAACTTGTTCGTACAGAGTAAAGAGTCTCATAAACATGTCCGCAGCGTAACAACCCAGTTGCTAGGTTCACAAGGTTTGAAATTGAGAATGATGCAAGACATCGATATCTTGACTCGCACACATATGGAGGTAGGAGCTAGAAACGGCGGTCTTGACGTCAAAGAAACAGTAAGCAAG ATCTTAATCGAATGTCTTGCAAAGAAAGTTATGGGGGAAATGGAACCAGAGGCTGCAAAAGAACTCACACGCTGTTGGAGCCACTTTCCGAAGGGGTGGTTTCGAATCTCCTGGAACATTCCTGGTAATGGCGTCTATCGAATGATGAAG GGTGATGGTGTCCTTAAACAGGCCAAAAAGGAGATGATGAAAATATTAAAGGAGACGATGTTGAAGAAAAGAGCTTCAGGAGAAGAGCCTGGAGAGTTTTTCAAGACGCTACTTGGCGAAACGGGAGGAGGAGAGGGAAAAATAAGCGTAGAGAGTGCGATTGagtacatatttattttctttttgattgcTAACGAAGCAACACCAAGCGTCCTTGCGGCTACAGTAAAGCTCATTAGCGATAACCCTAAAGTCATGCAAGAATTAAAGAGAGAGCATGAACGAATTGTCCGGGATAAGagtgagaaggagaagaaggccGGCCTAACATGGGAAGACTACAAATCAATGACTTTCACACAGATG GTGATAAATGAGTCACTGAGGATCACAAGCACCGCGCCGACAGTGCTTAGAATAATTGATCATGAGTTCCAGTTTGGTGATTATACAATTCCAGCTGGTTGGATCTTCATGGGCTTTCCTAGTGTCCATTTCAATCCAGAAAAATATGATGACCCTTTAGCATTTAATCCATGGCGGTGGAAG GAAAAAGACTTGACTGCTATCGTCTCGAAGACGTACATCCCTTTTGGCGCTGGTTCTAGACTATGTTTAGGAGCTGACTTCGCTAAGCTTCTAATGGCCAGTTTTATCCATCACTTGTGTAGATACAG GTGGTCAATGAAGACAGAGACTACAGTACTTCGAAGGTTTATACTTATGTTTCCGGGTGGATCTGATATTCAAATCTCACAAGACACTGAAGTGGATAACTCTGCTGGTTAG